A DNA window from Rhodococcus sp. Z13 contains the following coding sequences:
- a CDS encoding class I SAM-dependent methyltransferase, whose amino-acid sequence MSGPGAGGSGAGRVPSRWEELVAENPGHSRWYVERFRAMAAQGQDTVGEARLIDAMVSRGARILDAGCGPGRIGGYLHRAGHTVVGVDVDPVLIAAAEEDHPGPIWLVGDLAELDLPGRGIAAEFEAIVCAGNVMTFVAPSTRVTVLRNFAAHLAPAGRAVIGFGAGRDYEFGRFLDDAREAGLVPQLLLSTWDLRPFSEDAEFLVAVLGRA is encoded by the coding sequence ATGAGCGGGCCGGGCGCGGGTGGATCGGGTGCGGGGCGGGTGCCGAGCCGCTGGGAGGAGCTGGTGGCGGAGAATCCGGGGCATTCGCGGTGGTACGTCGAGCGGTTCCGGGCGATGGCGGCGCAGGGGCAGGACACCGTGGGGGAGGCGCGGCTGATCGATGCGATGGTGTCGCGGGGTGCGCGCATCCTCGACGCCGGGTGCGGGCCGGGCCGCATCGGCGGGTATCTGCACCGCGCCGGGCACACGGTGGTGGGGGTGGATGTGGATCCGGTGCTGATCGCCGCGGCCGAGGAGGACCATCCGGGTCCGATCTGGCTGGTGGGGGATCTGGCGGAGCTGGATCTGCCGGGCCGGGGGATCGCCGCGGAGTTCGAGGCGATCGTGTGCGCGGGCAATGTGATGACCTTCGTGGCGCCGTCGACGCGGGTGACGGTGCTGCGCAACTTCGCGGCGCATCTGGCGCCGGCGGGCCGCGCGGTGATCGGCTTCGGGGCCGGGCGGGACTACGAGTTCGGGCGGTTCCTCGACGATGCCCGTGAGGCGGGGCTGGTGCCGCAGCTGCTGTTGTCGACCTGGGATCTGCGGCCGTTCAGCGAGGACGCGGAGTTTCTGGTGGCGGTGCTGGGGCGGGCGTAG
- a CDS encoding BlaI/MecI/CopY family transcriptional regulator yields MAALGELERAVMDHLWSSTEPQTVRQVHEALSARRTLAYTTVMTVLQRLAKKNLVIQQRDDRAHRYLPVHGRDELVASLMVDALDQADETAGRAAALVHFVGRVGADEAAALRAALAELEAKQAAADTRHDTDRAG; encoded by the coding sequence ATGGCAGCACTAGGCGAACTCGAGCGCGCAGTGATGGACCACCTGTGGTCCTCCACCGAACCCCAGACCGTGCGACAGGTCCACGAGGCCCTCTCCGCCCGCCGCACCCTCGCATACACCACCGTCATGACGGTGCTGCAGCGCCTGGCGAAGAAGAACCTCGTCATCCAGCAACGCGACGACCGCGCCCACCGCTACCTGCCGGTGCACGGCCGCGACGAACTCGTCGCCAGCCTCATGGTCGACGCCCTCGACCAGGCCGACGAGACCGCCGGTCGCGCCGCCGCCCTCGTCCACTTCGTCGGCCGCGTCGGCGCCGACGAGGCCGCCGCCCTGCGCGCGGCCCTGGCCGAACTCGAAGCCAAGCAGGCCGCAGCGGACACCCGGCACGACACCGACCGGGCGGGCTGA
- the gndA gene encoding NADP-dependent phosphogluconate dehydrogenase: MTVENTETAKAQIGVTGLAVMGSNIARNFARHGYTVALHNRSIAKTDALLADHGHEGTFIRTETVAEFVAALERPRRVLIMVKAGDATDAVIEELAAVMEPGDIIIDGGNALYTDTIRREAALRARGLHFVGAGISGGEEGALNGPSIMPGGPAESYEALGPLLETIAAQVDGTPCCTHIGPDGAGHFVKMVHNGIEYADMQLIGEAYNLLRDALGYDAGQIADVFAEWNTGTLESYLIEITAEVLRQTDAATGKPLVDVIVDAAEQKGTGRWTVKAALDLGVPVTGIAEAVFARALSGSRDQRAAARGLAAGTLGAAPTDTAQFVEDIRAALYASKIVAYAQGFDEIAAGSAEYGWNVDRAALATIWRGGCIIRAQFLNRIKEAYDADPQLPSLILAPYFRDAIEAGIDSWRRVVITATSLGIPVPAFASSLSYYDGLRAERLPAALTQGQRDFFGAHTYERTDRPGKFHTLWSGDRSEVEA; encoded by the coding sequence ATGACCGTCGAAAACACCGAGACAGCCAAGGCCCAGATCGGCGTGACCGGCCTGGCCGTCATGGGATCGAACATCGCCCGCAACTTCGCCCGCCACGGCTACACCGTCGCCCTCCACAACCGCAGCATCGCCAAGACCGACGCGCTGCTCGCCGATCACGGCCACGAGGGCACCTTCATCCGCACCGAGACCGTCGCCGAGTTCGTCGCCGCCCTCGAACGGCCCCGTCGCGTGCTGATCATGGTCAAGGCCGGTGACGCCACCGACGCCGTCATCGAGGAGCTCGCCGCCGTGATGGAACCCGGCGACATCATCATCGACGGCGGCAACGCCCTCTACACCGACACCATCCGCCGCGAGGCCGCGCTGCGCGCCCGCGGCCTGCACTTCGTCGGCGCCGGTATCTCCGGCGGCGAGGAGGGCGCCCTCAACGGCCCGTCGATCATGCCCGGCGGCCCCGCCGAGTCGTACGAGGCGCTCGGCCCGCTGCTCGAGACCATCGCCGCGCAGGTCGACGGCACCCCCTGCTGCACCCACATCGGCCCCGACGGCGCCGGTCACTTCGTGAAGATGGTGCACAACGGCATCGAGTACGCCGACATGCAGCTCATCGGGGAGGCCTACAACCTGCTGCGCGACGCCCTCGGCTACGACGCCGGACAGATCGCCGACGTGTTCGCCGAGTGGAACACCGGCACCCTCGAGTCGTACCTGATCGAGATCACCGCCGAGGTGCTGCGCCAGACCGACGCCGCCACCGGCAAGCCCCTCGTCGACGTCATCGTCGACGCCGCCGAGCAGAAGGGCACCGGCCGCTGGACCGTCAAGGCCGCCCTCGACCTCGGGGTGCCGGTCACCGGCATCGCCGAGGCCGTCTTCGCCCGCGCCCTGTCCGGCTCCCGCGACCAGCGGGCCGCCGCCCGCGGCCTCGCCGCCGGCACCCTCGGCGCCGCCCCCACCGACACCGCGCAGTTCGTCGAGGACATCCGCGCCGCCCTGTACGCGTCGAAGATCGTCGCCTACGCACAGGGCTTCGACGAGATCGCCGCCGGCAGCGCCGAGTACGGCTGGAACGTCGACCGCGCCGCGCTGGCCACCATCTGGCGTGGCGGCTGCATCATCCGCGCCCAGTTCCTCAACCGCATCAAGGAGGCCTACGACGCGGACCCGCAGCTGCCCAGCCTCATCCTCGCGCCGTACTTCCGCGACGCGATCGAGGCCGGCATCGACAGCTGGCGCCGCGTGGTGATCACCGCGACGAGCCTGGGCATCCCGGTCCCGGCGTTCGCGTCGTCACTGTCCTACTACGACGGGCTGCGCGCCGAACGGCTGCCCGCCGCCCTCACCCAGGGTCAGCGCGACTTCTTCGGTGCCCACACCTACGAGCGCACCGACCGGCCCGGCAAGTTCCACACCCTCTGGAGCGGAGACCGCTCCGAAGTGGAAGCCTGA
- a CDS encoding ABC transporter ATP-binding protein, protein MTDTHRPPAPTTPTSGGHAAPRLVADHVSLGYGERLIVDDLELTVPTGVVTTIIGPNGCGKSTLLRSLSRLLKPRTGTVLLDGHDITSMRTREVARVLGMLPQAPVAPEGLTVADLVSRGRHPHQSWFRQWSSDDEDEVATALELTGIADLADRPIDELSGGQRQRAWISMALAQGTDILLLDEPTTYLDLAHSVEVLDLVDRLHSELGRTVVMVLHDLNLAIRYSDHLVVMKQGRIVAAGAPAEVISVELLREVFALDASVIDDPVSDRPLIVPIGTRHVYGTAGGPATV, encoded by the coding sequence GTGACCGACACGCATCGCCCCCCAGCACCGACGACCCCCACCTCCGGCGGGCACGCGGCACCCCGGCTGGTCGCCGACCACGTCAGCCTCGGCTACGGCGAACGGCTCATCGTCGACGACCTCGAGCTGACCGTCCCCACCGGCGTCGTCACCACCATCATCGGCCCCAACGGCTGCGGCAAGTCCACCCTGCTGCGGTCCCTGAGCCGCCTGCTCAAACCCCGCACCGGCACCGTGCTGCTCGACGGCCACGACATCACGAGCATGCGCACCCGCGAGGTCGCCCGCGTGCTCGGCATGCTGCCGCAGGCCCCGGTCGCCCCCGAGGGCCTGACCGTCGCCGACCTGGTCTCCCGCGGCCGGCACCCGCACCAGTCCTGGTTCCGGCAGTGGTCCTCCGACGACGAGGACGAGGTCGCCACCGCCCTCGAACTGACCGGCATCGCCGACCTCGCCGACCGGCCCATCGACGAACTGTCCGGTGGGCAGCGGCAACGCGCCTGGATCTCCATGGCCCTCGCGCAAGGCACCGACATCCTGCTGCTCGACGAACCCACCACCTATCTCGACCTCGCCCACTCGGTGGAGGTCCTCGACCTCGTCGACCGGCTGCACAGCGAACTCGGCCGCACCGTGGTGATGGTGCTGCACGACCTGAACCTGGCCATCCGCTACAGCGACCACCTGGTGGTGATGAAGCAGGGCCGCATCGTCGCCGCCGGTGCCCCCGCCGAGGTGATCTCCGTCGAGCTGCTGCGCGAGGTGTTCGCGCTCGACGCGTCGGTGATCGACGATCCGGTCTCCGACCGGCCGCTGATCGTGCCCATCGGCACCCGCCACGTGTACGGGACGGCCGGAGGACCCGCCACGGTGTGA
- a CDS encoding hemolysin family protein, whose amino-acid sequence MTVLLDIAALLGFVALTAGTALFVAAEFSLTALERSAVDARAHHGDRRARQVQHAHRTLSFQLSGAQLGITITTLITGYLAEPILARFLTPLLDAAGLGATAAATVSLILALLIATSFSMVFGELVPKNIAIARPMGTARATAGLQIGFSLLFKWAILGLNGTANRIVRRLGIEPAEELRSARSPQELGSLVRASARSGTLDESTARLVYRSLQFGDRTAEDLMTPRVTVEALDRQATVLDLIDLSARTGYSRFPVVDGDLDAPLGVVHIKHAFTVPAGARATTTVGSLARRIPTVPSTLDGDTVMERVRSDGMQVALVVDEYGGTAGLITMEDLIEEIVGDVRDEHDETELDAHRAGDGWSCTGLLRIDEVAQLTGYHAPDGDYETLAGLILTELGRIPAVDDEVQLPLRRDRRDRTWYARILEMDGHRIDRVLLVPGAAPDPEDPDTAEPGDDEAGERR is encoded by the coding sequence ATGACCGTTCTGCTCGACATCGCCGCCCTGCTCGGCTTCGTCGCCCTGACCGCCGGCACGGCCCTGTTCGTCGCCGCCGAGTTCTCGCTGACCGCCCTCGAACGCAGCGCCGTCGACGCCCGCGCCCACCACGGCGACCGCCGCGCCCGCCAGGTGCAGCACGCCCACCGGACCCTGTCCTTCCAGCTGTCCGGGGCGCAGCTCGGCATCACCATCACCACGCTGATCACCGGCTACCTCGCCGAACCGATCCTCGCCCGCTTCCTCACCCCGCTGCTCGACGCGGCAGGTCTCGGCGCCACCGCCGCCGCCACCGTGTCGTTGATCCTGGCGCTGCTCATCGCGACGTCGTTCTCCATGGTCTTCGGCGAACTCGTCCCCAAGAACATCGCGATCGCCCGCCCCATGGGCACCGCCCGCGCCACCGCCGGCCTGCAGATCGGGTTCTCGCTGCTGTTCAAATGGGCCATCCTCGGCCTCAACGGCACCGCCAACCGCATCGTGCGGCGCCTCGGCATCGAACCAGCCGAGGAACTGCGCTCGGCGCGGTCCCCGCAGGAACTCGGCTCCCTCGTGCGCGCCTCGGCGCGCAGCGGCACCCTCGACGAGAGCACCGCCCGCCTGGTCTACCGGTCACTGCAGTTCGGCGACCGCACCGCCGAGGACCTCATGACCCCCCGGGTCACCGTCGAGGCCCTCGACCGGCAGGCCACCGTCCTCGACCTGATCGACCTGTCCGCCCGCACCGGCTACTCCCGCTTCCCCGTCGTCGACGGTGACCTCGACGCCCCCCTCGGCGTGGTGCACATCAAACACGCGTTCACCGTGCCCGCCGGCGCCCGCGCCACCACCACCGTCGGCAGCCTCGCCCGCCGCATCCCCACCGTGCCGTCCACCCTCGACGGCGACACCGTCATGGAACGCGTCCGCTCCGACGGCATGCAGGTCGCACTCGTCGTCGACGAATACGGCGGCACCGCCGGGCTCATCACCATGGAGGACCTCATCGAGGAGATCGTCGGAGACGTCCGCGACGAACACGACGAGACCGAACTCGACGCCCACCGTGCCGGCGACGGCTGGTCCTGCACCGGCCTGCTGCGCATCGACGAGGTCGCCCAGCTCACCGGCTACCACGCCCCCGACGGCGACTACGAGACCCTCGCCGGGCTGATCCTCACCGAACTCGGCCGCATCCCCGCCGTCGACGACGAGGTGCAGCTGCCACTGCGCCGCGACCGCCGCGACCGCACCTGGTACGCCCGCATCCTCGAGATGGACGGGCACCGTATCGACCGGGTTCTGCTCGTCCCCGGCGCCGCCCCCGACCCCGAGGACCCGGACACCGCCGAACCCGGCGACGACGAGGCGGGTGAGCGGCGATGA
- a CDS encoding DMT family transporter translates to MTGTAVAVLCALAAAVFIAVGSVAQQTSAAAVPDSGDLVGSLLRSPRWWAGILGDGGSYILQVIALTFGSVLLVQPLLVTSLLFALPIAAATGGRRVDRSTWLLAGALCAALAIFLLVGNPSEGRGDAAAARWALPLGAVLAVAAAAVALALASPRLRALAFGTAAGILYGVTSAFTKHVTDLAEHGIPQLLGSWQTWTLVAAGAAAIYLQQRAFQAGSLTASLPALTVGEPLAAIVLGMTVLGEHLRTDSAGLLLVGAAVVVMLATTVLLSRQQAAATGDTTPGDDTVATPAPAPPPETPRPR, encoded by the coding sequence ATGACGGGCACGGCCGTCGCCGTCCTGTGCGCCCTGGCCGCCGCGGTGTTCATCGCCGTCGGCAGTGTCGCGCAACAGACCTCGGCCGCGGCCGTGCCCGACTCCGGGGACCTCGTCGGCTCGCTGCTGCGCAGCCCCCGCTGGTGGGCAGGGATCCTCGGCGACGGCGGCAGCTACATCCTGCAGGTGATCGCCCTGACGTTCGGGTCGGTGCTGCTCGTCCAGCCGCTGCTGGTGACCTCCCTGCTGTTCGCGCTGCCCATCGCCGCCGCGACCGGGGGGCGCCGCGTCGACCGCAGCACCTGGCTGCTCGCCGGGGCATTGTGCGCGGCCCTGGCGATCTTCCTGCTCGTCGGCAATCCCAGCGAGGGCCGCGGCGACGCCGCCGCGGCCCGCTGGGCGCTGCCCCTCGGCGCGGTGCTCGCCGTCGCCGCGGCCGCCGTGGCCCTCGCGCTGGCCTCCCCGCGGTTGCGGGCGCTCGCGTTCGGCACCGCCGCGGGCATCCTCTACGGGGTGACCTCCGCGTTCACCAAGCACGTCACCGACCTCGCCGAACACGGCATCCCGCAGCTGCTGGGCTCGTGGCAGACCTGGACGCTCGTCGCCGCCGGCGCCGCCGCGATCTACCTGCAGCAACGCGCCTTCCAGGCCGGCTCGCTGACCGCTTCGCTGCCCGCCCTGACCGTCGGCGAACCCCTCGCCGCGATTGTCCTCGGGATGACCGTGCTCGGCGAGCACCTGCGCACCGACAGCGCGGGTCTGCTGCTCGTCGGCGCCGCCGTCGTCGTGATGCTCGCCACCACCGTGCTGCTGTCCCGCCAGCAGGCCGCCGCCACCGGCGACACCACCCCCGGGGACGACACGGTGGCTACGCCCGCCCCAGCACCGCCACCAGAAACTCCGCGTCCTCGCTGA
- a CDS encoding M56 family metallopeptidase, whose translation MNATTALFFGTTALLLAGPVPGLLARAAWPHRNPRAALVLWQAVALAAVLSAFSCGLAIAARLLAPGADGRPTTGPLEEIAALGLPLWLTYVVVFALTVLVGARLTYSMLRVAVRTRRRRSRHRMLVDLLDRRDSGAAVRHHPHVRILDTADPLAYCLPGLRHRVVLSEGTLDNLDDDELRAILRHEHSHLRARHDLILEAFTAVYEAFPRLVRSGSALGSVKLLVEMLADDSAVRVTGPTPLARALVACAGAHTPTGALAVGGPTTVIRVQRLSGPGPHLGVSLAAYTAAAAILVVPTIAVAVPWLVELSLLLGL comes from the coding sequence ATGAACGCGACCACGGCGCTGTTCTTCGGAACGACGGCGCTTCTCCTCGCCGGCCCGGTGCCGGGGCTCCTCGCCCGCGCCGCCTGGCCGCACCGCAACCCCCGGGCCGCCCTGGTGTTGTGGCAGGCGGTGGCGCTCGCCGCGGTGCTCTCCGCGTTCTCCTGCGGCCTGGCCATCGCCGCCCGGCTGCTCGCCCCCGGCGCCGACGGCCGCCCCACCACCGGTCCCCTCGAGGAGATCGCCGCCCTCGGCCTGCCCCTGTGGCTGACCTACGTCGTCGTCTTCGCGCTCACCGTCCTCGTCGGCGCGCGGCTGACCTACTCGATGCTGCGCGTGGCGGTGCGCACCCGCCGCCGCCGCTCCCGGCACCGCATGCTCGTCGACCTGCTCGACCGCCGCGACAGCGGCGCCGCCGTCCGGCACCACCCGCACGTGCGCATCCTCGACACCGCAGACCCCCTCGCCTACTGCCTCCCGGGTCTGCGGCACCGGGTGGTGCTCAGCGAAGGCACCCTCGACAACCTCGACGACGACGAGCTACGCGCGATCCTGCGCCACGAACACTCCCACCTGCGGGCCCGCCACGACCTGATCCTCGAGGCGTTCACCGCCGTCTACGAGGCGTTCCCCCGCCTGGTGCGCTCCGGATCGGCGCTCGGCTCGGTGAAACTGCTCGTCGAGATGCTCGCCGACGACTCCGCCGTGCGGGTCACCGGCCCCACCCCCCTCGCGCGGGCACTGGTCGCCTGCGCCGGCGCCCACACCCCCACCGGCGCCCTCGCCGTCGGCGGCCCCACCACCGTGATCCGGGTGCAGCGCCTGTCCGGTCCGGGCCCGCACCTGGGGGTCTCCCTCGCCGCGTACACCGCCGCCGCCGCGATCCTGGTGGTGCCCACCATCGCCGTGGCGGTGCCCTGGCTGGTGGAACTGTCGCTGCTGCTCGGACTCTGA